The Columba livia isolate bColLiv1 breed racing homer chromosome 21, bColLiv1.pat.W.v2, whole genome shotgun sequence genome has a segment encoding these proteins:
- the GPR157 gene encoding G-protein coupled receptor 157, with the protein MTGRAGPGSRSPALLRRLPGCAPPRSCPVIPSLPRSGCLSVRPPPGSPSLAAGTAAVSLSPSAGMPGPLPPTQLYASERVVVLVSCVLSFLGSSLLVCTHALWPELRTRPRQLLLYLSLADLLSALSYFYGVLQDFDRTSWDCVLQGALSTFSNTSSFFWTMAIALYLYITIVRGSPTGTGLLCCFHAVSWGVPLGITVAAVALRKIGYDASNVSVGWCWVNLDAEDRVLWMLLAGKVWEILAYVTLPVLYILIKKHINRAHADLSEYRPILSRAPALQPRTSVADKKLILIPIIFIILRIWSTVRFVLTLCNSPAVQNSVLVVLHGIGNTFQGGANCIMFVLCTRVVRTRLFSSICCCCYDELDWPLQRSNSSWQRPEPHKDKDVPGPERTKPLLSST; encoded by the exons ATGacggggcgggccgggccgggctcccGTAGCCCCGCATTGCTCCGCCGGCTCCCGGGCTGTGCCCCGCCTCGCTCCTGCCCTGtcatcccttcccttccccgcagcgggtgtctgtctgtccgccCCCCGCCTGGCTCTCCCTCCCTCGCTGCCGGGACCGCCGCCGTGTCCTTGTCCCCGTCCGCCGGCATGCCGGGGCCTCTGCCCCCCACCCAGCTGTACGCCTCGGAGcgggtggtggtgctggtgtcCTGCGTGCTTTCCTTCCTGGGTTCCAGCCTCCTGGTTTGCACCCATGCCCTGTGGCCGGAGCTGCGGACTCGTCCCCGCCAGCTCCTGCTCTACCTGTCGCTGGCGGATCTCCTCTCGGCCCTCTCTTACTTCTACGGGGTGCTGCAGGACTTCGACAGGACCTCGTGGGACTGCGTGCTGCAAGGCGCCCTGTCCACCTTCTCCAACACCAGCTCCTTCTTCTGGACCATGGCCATTGCCCTCTACCTCTACATCACCATTGTGAGGGGCTCGCCCACGGGCACGGGCTTGCTCTGCTGCTTCCACGCCGTGAG CTGGGGGGTCCCCCTTGGCATTACGGTGGCGGCGGTGGCTCTGAGGAAGATCGGCTACGACGCCTCCAACGTTTCCGTGGGCTGGTGTTGGGTCAACCTGGATGCAGAGGATCGGGTCTTGTGGATGTTGTTAGCAGGGAAGGTTTGGGAGATACTGGCCTATGTGACTCTGCCAGTGCTCTACATTCTCATCAAGAAGCACATTAATAGAGCG CATGCAGATCTCTCCGAGTATCGCCCCATCCTCTCAAGAGCACCTGCATTGCAGCCCCGGACTTCGGTAGCAGATAAGAAGTTGATCCTCATCCCAATCATCTTCATCATCCTCCGCATCTGGAGCACCGTGCGATTCGTTCTGACCCTCTGTAACTCCCCTGCAGTGCAAAACTCAGTCCTGGTTGTCCTGCAT GGAATCGGTAACACGTTCCAAGGAGGTGCCAACTGCATTATGTTCGTCCTCTGTACGCGGGTGGTCCGGACTCGgctgttttcctccatttgCTGTTGCTGCTACGATGAGCTGGATTGGCCTTTGCAAAGATCAAACAGCTCCTGGCAGCGCCCAGAACCCCACAAAGACAAGGATGTGCCAGGTCCCGAACGGACGAAACCCCTGCTTTCCAGCACCTGA